A part of Drosophila bipectinata strain 14024-0381.07 chromosome 3L, DbipHiC1v2, whole genome shotgun sequence genomic DNA contains:
- the LOC122320952 gene encoding uncharacterized protein, protein MAKTARDIAIFVSIIQGYLFYISTPKYDIPATWNRNYGAEDVHRFPKNARFMQTCCLI, encoded by the exons ATGGCCAAAACAGCCAGAGATATTGCCA tctTTGTGTCCATCATACAAGGCTACTTATTCTATATTTCGACTCCTAAATATGATATACCTGCCACGTGGAATCGGAACTACGGTGCAGAAGATGTC CATCGCTTTCCGAAGAATGCAAGATTTATGCAGAC TTGTTGTCTGATATGA
- the LOC108120697 gene encoding uncharacterized protein yields MANAHKPNFNKIWDLGTWDSQAIKHYKSIPSIQKELRRGNWEYLCQHPEIRAIIRVILHQALNAKPQPKDIRKFVADFFNCCRTPLLVPMINDQVKYVKEQLRMGRWSKFDAEMLFMESPSTHSLLSTASEVGNVHPVLAYALVFKKPDECGIEKPPF; encoded by the exons ATGGCGAATGCTCATAAGCCCAACTTTAACAAAATCTGGGATCTTGGCACATGGGACTCTCAGGCCATTAAACACTATAAATCCATACCGAGCATTCAAAAGGAATTGCGCCGCGGCAATTGGGAATACCTTTGTCAGCACCCCGAG ATTCGAGCCATAATCCGGGTTATACTGCATCAAGCTCTGAATGCTAAACCCCAGCCTAAAGATATCCGGAAATTTGTGGCTGACTTTTTTAATTGTTGCCGTACTCCCCTGCTAGTGCCTATG ATTAACGACCAAGTTAAGTATGTTAAGGAGCAGCTTAGAATGGGACGTTGGAGCAAGTTTGATGCTGAGATGCTGTTTATGGAGAGTCCTTCTACACACTCCCTCCTTTCGACGGCATCGGAAGTAGGAAATGTGCATCCTGTTCTCGCGTATGCATTGGTTTTCAAAAAGCCCGATGAATGTGGAATTGAGAAGCCTCCATTCTAG
- the Sod1 gene encoding superoxide dismutase [Cu-Zn], protein MVVKAVCVINGDAKGTVFFEQESSDAPVKVTGEVCGLGKGLHGFHVHEFGDNTNGCMSSGPHFNPHGKEHGAPGDENRHLGDLGNIEATGDCPTKVTISDSKITLFGADSIIGRTVVVHADADDLGKGGHELSKSTGNAGARIGCGVIGIAKI, encoded by the exons ATGGTTGTTAAAGCAGTTTGCGTTATTAATGGCGATGCCAAGGGCACAGTTTTCTTCGAGCAGGAG aGCAGCGACGCTCCCGTGAAGGTCACCGGAGAGGTTTGCGGCTTGGGCAAGGGTCTGCACGGCTTCCATGTGCACGAGTTTGGCGACAACACCAACGGCTGCATGTCCTCTGGTCCTCATTTCAACCCACACGGCAAGGAGCACGGTGCCCCTGGCGATGAGAACCGCCACTTGGGCGACTTGGGAAACATTGAGGCTACTGGCGATTGCCCCACCAAGGTCACCATCAGCGACTCTAAGATCACTCTGTTCGGTGCCGATAGCATCATTGGACGTACCGTGGTTGTCCACGCCGATGCCGACGATTTGGGCAAGGGCGGACACGAGCTGAGCAAGTCCACTGGCAATGCTGGTGCCCGAATTGGATGCGGAGTTATTGGAATCGCCAAGATCTAA
- the LOC108120626 gene encoding protein new-glue 2 — MRPILALSLVILASFIALSRQASTPASSSTPSSSSPSSSSTPSSSSPTSSSPSSSSSSDTATTTTTTTTTTTAATTTTEKSKKHRRRHRRRRIIIIRRERGDRDGEGRRRNRRREDGESSGSGSGRIVRRVRVRERRFRRSGRRFA, encoded by the coding sequence ATGCGTCCAATCCTAGCGCTATCCCTGGTCATCCTGGCCTCATTCATTGCGTTGTCCCGGCAAGCCTCGACTCCCGCCTCGTCATCAACGCCGAGCTCCTCGTCTCCCTCGTCTAGTTCAACTCCTAGTTCGTCATCTCCAACCAGCTCATCACCCTCGAGCAGCTCCTCCTCAGATACCGCAACCACAACCACCACAACAACCACGACAACCACAGCAGCCACCACCACAACCGAAAAATCCAAGAAGCATCGCCGCCGCCATCGCCGTCGTCGTATCATCATCATCCGTCGGGAACGCGGGGATCGCGATGGCGAGGGTCGCCGCAGAAACCGCAGGCGCGAAGATGGCGAAAGCAGCGGAAGCGGAAGTGGCCGCATCGTGAGGCGTGTTCGCGTCCGTGAGCGTCGCTTCAGGCGTTCGGGACGTCGTTTCGCTTAA
- the emei gene encoding transmembrane protein 161B — protein sequence MAVLGAQLVITLVMVSVIQKLSPHYSFAKWILCRTGLFRYLHPTDDELRSRGGVPKEKPAKGSRNKHANGSGTVSASSGQFHIPRSIEVDLETSPVLERDVVHLRYFTEYQWLLDFSVYTGIVYLVSEIFHFYYPLRQEINLSMVWCLLVIFFALKLLFSLTVLYFQSDESIGERSMVIVAYLVYLLVAMMVLIVDERILETGLEDAYTSFNASASKFLTEQGLSSSGPASKIVVKFFLALGCGLLGSLFTFPGLRMAKMHWDSLKYCRGNRLLQVLLNLSFVLPFILVILWIRPISRDYLTVRVFQGMQEPLLKPHVFETLRLLLVVFVVLVRFALMPIYLQSYLNLAHDKILDLRKEAGRITNVEFKQKISSIFYYLCVVTLQFAAPLILCTYLTLMYKSLGGFSWTGIFRESVVLQHECAARDVESSVADSEEVGEFNILESAQSLQASFSSLKNVFSTEVYKGFLGFATWWSYFTLFATSSLGIVYQSYFNKT from the exons ATG GCCGTACTGGGCGCACAACTGGTTATCACCCTGGTGATGGTCAGCGTCATTCAAAAGCTGAGTCCGCACTACTCATTTGCCAAATGGATCCTCTGCCGAACCGGACTTTTCCGCTACTTACATCCCACAGATGACGAGCTCCGCTCCCGCGGTGGCGTGCCCAAGGAGAAGCCAGCCAAGGGATCTCGAAACAAGCATGCAAATGGCTCGGGAACTGTGAGCGCATCGAGTGGACAATTTCATATTCCTCGCAGCATTGAGGTCGACCTGGAAACCTCTCCAGTGCTGGAGCGTGACGTGGTTCACCTTCGCTACTTCACAGAGTACCAATGGCTTTTAGACTTCAGTGTCTATACCGGCATTGTTTATCTGGTATCGGAG ATTTTCCATTTCTATTACCCGCTACGCCAGGAGATCAACCTAAGCATGGTCTGGTGCCTTTTAGTTATCTTCTTCGCCCTGAAACTCCTGTTCTCACTCACAGTGCTATACTTCCAAAGCGACGAATCCATCGGCGAGCGGTCGATGGTGATTGTAGCCTATCTGGTATACCTTCTAGTGGCCATGATGGTGCTCATCGTCGACGAACGCATCCTGGAGACCGGCCTCGAGGATGCCTACACCAGCTTTAACGCAAGTGCCTCCAAGTTTCTCACCGAGCAGGGATTGTCTTCATC ggGTCCCGCTTCTAAGATCGtggtaaaatttttcttagCCTTGGGCTGCGGTCTGCTCGGATCACTGTTCACTTTTCCTGGCCTTCGTATGGCCAAGATGCACTGGGATTCCCTAAAGTACTGTCGTGGCAACCGATTGCTACAGGTCCTGCTGAATCTCAGCTTCGTGCTGCCCTTTATCCTAGTCATCCTGTGGATCCGGCCTATCAGCCGCGACTACCTAACGGTCCGCGTCTTCCAGGGCATGCAGGAGCCACT aCTAAAGCCTCATGTTTTTGAGACACTGCGTCTCCTGTTGGTTGTATTCGTGGTGCTGGTTCGCTTTGCTCTTATGCCTATCTACTTGCAGTCGTACCTGAACCTGGCCCACGACAAAATCCTTGATCTACGCAAAGAGGCGGGCCGCATCACCAACGTAGAGTTCAAGCAAAAG ATCTCGTCGATTTTCTATTATCTCTGCGTTGTGACGCTGCAATTCGCGGCCCCCCTCATTCTGTGCACGTATCTCACTCTGATGTACAAGAGCTTAGGTGGATTCAGCTGGACAGGAATATTCCGGGAGAGTGTTGTCCTACAGCACGAGTGTGCCGCCAGGGATGTAGAGTCTTCAGTAGCTGATTCAGAAGAAGTAGGCGAATTCAACATACTGGAATCGGCCCAATCGCTACAGGCGTCGTTCAGCAGCTTGAAAAAC GTATTTTCCACGGAAGTTTACAAGGGCTTTTTGGGATTCGCCACTTGGTGGAGCTACTTTACGCTATTCGCCACTTCCTCGCTGGGCATTGTCTACCAGTCCTACTTCAACAAGACCTAA